A genomic stretch from Falco naumanni isolate bFalNau1 chromosome 8, bFalNau1.pat, whole genome shotgun sequence includes:
- the LOC121092236 gene encoding TGF-beta receptor type-2-like yields the protein MGYWRKPGLLALLLLSFSCSAGARRSLKTNLCKWCDSTPPACEEKVCYSNCNLNSYCEDPYEICVAIWRQDNESIRISTLCHNPHRPIENLMVPNYNTSRCIMTHQPSEDGIIYICGCVDEQECNDKLIFENHTNGYSMLQSKEVIPVAAISLLPPLLVAVMITVIFYLCRTQKQRKRAKAWGGKAGQPPALPEQGRSAEREEKLSVLMDESPACAGPTSRPAELLPIELDEMVGKGQFAEVWRAKLSHSRSGQYETVAVKIFPCEEYSSWKNESQIFTDTSLKHDSVLRFLTAEDRGTGPRREYWLITAYHSQGNLKDYLSRHVLSWMDLQKMAGSLVSGVAHLHSDYTACGRPKIPIAHRDIKSTNVLVKNEQECVLCDFGIAIRLDPSLTVDDFANSGQVGTARYMAPEVLESRVNLEDLESFKQMDVYSMALVLWEMASRCEVVGEVKNYELPFGSKVQEQPCVDTMRDIVLHGRGRPEIPSSWLVHQGMRFLCDTITECWDHDPEARLTAHCVAERFNLMAQMDCDDILNNNTDNEASKTASPGGEHQDSDGSRNTQ from the exons ATGGGTTACTGGAGGAAACCGGGTCTGCTTGCCTTACTGCTGCTCTCCTTCT ctTGCAGTGCTGGTGCTCGCCGCAGCCTTAAGACCAACCTGTGCAAGTGGTGCGACTCCACGCCGCCGGCCTGTGAGGAGAAGGTGTGCTACAGCAACTGCAACCTCAACTCCTACTGTGAGGACCCCTACGAGATCTGCGTGGCCATATG GAGACAGGACAACGAGAGCATCAGGATCAGCACGCTGTGCCACAATCCCCACCGCCCCATCGAAAACCTCATGGTCCCCAACTACAACACGTCACGCTGCATCATGACCCACCAGCCCAGCGAGGACGGCATCATCTACATCTGCGGCTGCGTGGACGAGCAGGAGTGCAACGATAAACTGATCTTTGAAAACCACACCAACG GCTACTCCATGCTGCAGAGCAAGGAGGTGATCCCGGTGGCCGCCATCAGCCTCCTGCCCCCGCTGCTGGTGGCGGTGATGATCACGGTGATATTTTACCTCTGCCGCACGCAGAAGCAGCGCAAGAGAGCCAAGGCGTGGGGTGGGAAAGCGGGACAGCCCCCGGCGCTGCCAGAGCAGGGGAGGTCTGCCGAGCGGGAGGAGAAGTTGTCCGTGCTGATGGACGAGAGCCCGGCCTGTGCCGGCCCCACCAGCCGCCCCGCCGAGCTGCTCCCCATTGAGCTGGACGAGATGGTGGGCAAAGGGCAGTTCGCAGAGGTGTGGAGGGCCAAGCTGAGCCACAGCCGCTCGGGGCAGTACGAGACGGTGGCTGTGAAGATCTTCCCCTGTGAGGAGTACTCCTCCTGGAAGAATGAGAGCCAGATTTTCACCGACACCAGCCTCAAGCATGACAGCGTCCTGCGGTTCCTCACTGCCGAGGACCGGGGCACAGGGCCACGCCGGGAGTACTGGCTCATCACTGCCTACCACAGCCAGGGCAACCTCAAGGACTACTTGTCCCGCCACGTCCTGAGCTGGATGGACCTGCAGAAGATGGCGGGCTCCCTGGTGAGCGGGGTGGCCCACCTCCACAGCGACTACACCGCCTGTGGCAGGCCGAAAATCCCCATCGCCCACCGGGACATCAAAAGCACGAACGTCCTGGTGAAGAACGAGCAGGAGTGCGTGCTCTGCGACTTCGGCATCGCCATACGCCTCGACCCTTCCCTGACAGTAGATGACTTTGCCAACAGCGGGCAG GTGGGCACCGCCAGGTACATGGCCCCAGAGGTCCTGGAGTCCAGGGTGAACCTGGAAGACCTGGAGTCTTTCAAGCAGATGGATGTCTACTCCATGGCCCTCGTTTTATGGGAAATGGCCTCCAGATGTGAAGTGGTAGGAG AGGTAAAGAATTATGAGCTGCCTTTTGGGTCAAAAGTCCAGGAGCAGCCCTGTGTGGACACCATGAGGGACATCGTGCTGCATGGCAGAGGGCGACCCGAGATCCCAAGCAGCTGGCTGGTGCATCAG GGAATGCGTTTTCTGTGCGACACCATCACAGAGTGCTGGGACCACGACCCTGAGGCTCGCCTCACCGCCCACTGCGTGGCCGAGCGCTTCAACCTGATGGCACAGATGGATTGCGATGACATCCTCAACAACAACACTGACAACGAGGCCAGCAAAACAGCTTCTCCAGGTGGGGAGCACCAGGACAGTGACGGGAGCAGAAATACGCAGTGA